A stretch of the Desulforamulus ferrireducens genome encodes the following:
- a CDS encoding NapC/NirT family cytochrome c, whose protein sequence is MKKKLFWLAGFAFFSFALMLLTKVPALGLDKAEFCGQCHVMYEQVETYLHSAHRLGANCGDCHIPHSLVYGATYKAYTGTRDIVAVLTDTAPKEIRVTKLGKDILQENCLRCHGGLLEQVGDTRENNGKYCFDCHRSTPHQK, encoded by the coding sequence ATGAAGAAAAAACTTTTCTGGCTAGCTGGTTTTGCCTTTTTCAGTTTTGCTCTGATGTTATTGACCAAAGTTCCTGCCCTTGGTTTAGACAAAGCGGAGTTTTGTGGACAGTGTCACGTGATGTACGAGCAGGTGGAAACTTACCTGCATTCAGCCCATCGTTTAGGAGCAAACTGCGGCGATTGTCATATACCCCATAGTCTGGTGTATGGCGCCACCTATAAAGCCTATACAGGCACCCGTGACATTGTTGCCGTTCTTACGGACACAGCTCCCAAGGAAATTCGGGTAACTAAACTAGGGAAAGACATTTTGCAGGAGAACTGCCTGAGATGTCATGGGGGACTCCTGGAACAAGTGGGGGACACGAGGGAAAATAACGGGAAGTATTGTTTTGATTGTCACCGTAGTACCCCGCACCAGAAATAA
- the pdaB gene encoding polysaccharide deacetylase family sporulation protein PdaB produces the protein MKVFIFDYRRFKKQLVLLSAVVICALFFSALIYQQQAVTTTAKKYAIYKVKTDKKVVALTFDISWGTKVPGPVLDILKQHNVKSTFFISGPWAVKHPEFPKRIVAEGHEVASHGEEHVNLSEYPKEVVRKNILTAHEKIKEVTGVEPNLIRTPNGDWNDMVLTTAEELNYKVIQWSTDSLDWKKPGVQTIVDRVLKKVEPGDIILMHASDTCLQTPEALPKVIEGLKQQGYQLVTVSELLKLGPGTID, from the coding sequence TTGAAGGTTTTTATCTTTGATTACCGGAGATTTAAAAAACAACTGGTTTTATTGTCCGCCGTAGTAATCTGCGCTCTGTTTTTCTCTGCGCTAATCTACCAGCAACAAGCTGTTACCACAACAGCTAAAAAGTACGCCATCTATAAAGTTAAGACAGATAAAAAAGTAGTAGCCTTAACCTTTGATATCAGTTGGGGTACAAAAGTTCCTGGGCCAGTGTTGGATATCTTAAAGCAGCATAACGTAAAAAGTACCTTTTTTATCTCTGGTCCCTGGGCTGTGAAACACCCCGAGTTTCCCAAGAGAATTGTAGCAGAAGGTCACGAGGTTGCCAGTCATGGGGAGGAACACGTTAATCTCAGTGAGTATCCCAAAGAAGTTGTCAGGAAAAATATCCTCACTGCCCACGAAAAGATTAAGGAAGTTACCGGCGTGGAGCCCAATTTAATTCGCACCCCCAACGGTGACTGGAACGACATGGTTTTAACCACAGCCGAAGAATTAAACTATAAAGTAATTCAATGGAGTACCGACTCCCTGGATTGGAAAAAACCCGGGGTACAGACTATCGTCGACCGTGTTTTAAAGAAGGTGGAACCAGGAGACATCATCCTGATGCACGCCAGTGACACCTGTCTGCAAACCCCTGAGGCTTTGCCAAAGGTTATCGAAGGTTTAAAACAACAAGGTTATCAACTGGTTACCGTATCGGAACTACTAAAATTAGGGCCCGGAACCATCGACTAG
- a CDS encoding D-alanyl-D-alanine carboxypeptidase family protein, with product MKSANKIALMLFVLLLLIPLEALATPEGDGQPPKIKASAACLMDVATGQIYYQKEGSKRREPASLTKVMTGILAIENGDLKDIVTVKKRAAAVSMGQDIGLNTGDRLTLEDLLKAALMYSANDSTVAIGEHIADSHDLFVQMMNDKAKTLGMLNTHFANTNGFHHPNHYTTANDLAILTAYALRNETFAKLVATKEATITWQPKSEAKVASKENEPETLKQRNIRNTNRLLFSDYEGINGVKTGTTPRAGNCLIASATRDGRQLVVVILNSNNRWQDATKLLDYGFNQVKPVVLAEQDEVMAEIEVLEGKEPKVTLVAAKKLEYNLPLIEVEKIQRKVNLYPVPKAPVKKGTVLGTATYLIEGKEIATVDLIANQDIERKPWFQRIFD from the coding sequence ATGAAATCGGCCAATAAAATAGCTTTAATGCTTTTTGTTTTACTGCTGCTTATACCCTTAGAGGCACTGGCAACACCGGAGGGTGATGGTCAACCACCCAAAATTAAAGCATCAGCGGCTTGTTTAATGGATGTAGCTACGGGGCAAATTTACTATCAAAAGGAAGGAAGTAAACGGAGAGAGCCAGCTAGTTTAACCAAGGTCATGACAGGTATACTGGCCATAGAAAACGGTGATTTAAAGGATATTGTGACGGTGAAAAAAAGGGCTGCCGCAGTCTCCATGGGGCAGGATATTGGCCTTAATACGGGAGACCGACTTACTTTAGAAGATTTATTAAAGGCGGCACTAATGTATTCTGCCAATGATTCCACCGTAGCCATTGGTGAACATATCGCCGACAGTCATGATTTGTTTGTGCAAATGATGAATGACAAGGCAAAAACCCTAGGTATGCTTAATACCCATTTTGCCAATACCAATGGTTTTCATCACCCCAATCATTATACCACTGCCAACGACCTGGCTATTCTCACAGCCTATGCCTTAAGAAATGAAACCTTCGCCAAGCTGGTAGCTACCAAAGAGGCCACCATCACCTGGCAACCCAAATCAGAGGCAAAGGTTGCAAGTAAGGAGAATGAACCAGAAACTCTTAAACAAAGAAATATCCGCAACACCAATCGACTGCTATTTTCTGATTATGAAGGTATTAACGGAGTAAAAACCGGCACCACACCCAGGGCAGGCAATTGCTTAATTGCATCAGCAACCAGAGATGGTCGACAACTGGTGGTGGTCATTCTCAACAGCAATAACCGCTGGCAGGATGCCACAAAGCTGCTAGACTATGGATTTAATCAGGTGAAACCTGTGGTGCTGGCAGAGCAGGATGAGGTAATGGCAGAAATAGAAGTGTTGGAAGGAAAAGAACCAAAGGTAACCTTGGTTGCGGCTAAAAAGCTAGAATACAACCTGCCATTGATTGAGGTGGAAAAAATCCAACGGAAGGTTAACCTTTATCCAGTACCTAAGGCACCGGTGAAAAAAGGTACTGTGCTGGGAACTGCCACTTATCTAATTGAGGGTAAAGAAATTGCCACGGTAGACTTAATAGCAAACCAGGACATAGAAAGAAAACCCTGGTTTCAAAGAATATTTGATTAG
- a CDS encoding ammonia-forming cytochrome c nitrite reductase subunit c552: MIPNQYRNLAIFSIIVVIILGASGFYFFNAHNQDLEEKPMGEIAANEADPAVWGIYYPKHYESYLENAQNTAKPSHFETKPYMGPLYAGLGYADEFNEPRGHLYTLDDIREVNPKRYKTGAACNTCKSSQIPEIINKYGEDYYLKSFEEINSQLKHPIACLDCHDPKTMDLRISRPALIEAFERQGKDITKATRQEMRSLVCAQCHVTYYFLPETKKLTFPWDKGIKADQILAYFDEKNYSEWQHPDAGTGLVKARHAEYEIFMGSTHQSAGLACADCHMPYVKQGNVKISSHYWQSPLNNIEQSCTVCHREGIDWLKSRVKDTQAKTKEIQDIAGEAVVQAINELKVAKETPGVNQELLKQAQEMHRKGQWYLDYVMVTNGYGFHNPTESINNLGKAIDYAHKSIKLAREAVQKAS, from the coding sequence TTGATTCCCAATCAATATCGTAACCTGGCAATTTTTTCAATAATTGTTGTCATTATTCTTGGTGCATCAGGATTTTACTTTTTTAATGCACACAACCAGGACCTTGAAGAAAAACCAATGGGTGAAATAGCAGCTAACGAAGCTGACCCGGCGGTTTGGGGTATTTATTATCCCAAGCATTATGAAAGCTACCTGGAAAACGCCCAAAATACCGCTAAACCCTCCCATTTCGAAACTAAACCTTATATGGGGCCACTTTATGCAGGTCTGGGTTATGCCGATGAGTTTAACGAACCCAGAGGTCATCTGTATACTTTGGATGACATTCGGGAGGTTAATCCCAAGCGTTATAAGACCGGAGCTGCCTGTAATACCTGTAAATCCTCCCAAATCCCAGAGATTATCAATAAATACGGTGAAGATTACTACCTGAAATCCTTTGAGGAAATAAATTCCCAGTTAAAGCATCCCATTGCTTGCCTTGATTGTCACGATCCTAAAACAATGGATCTGAGAATCAGTCGGCCAGCTCTTATTGAGGCCTTTGAACGCCAGGGTAAGGATATTACCAAGGCCACCAGACAAGAAATGAGAAGTTTGGTTTGTGCCCAATGTCATGTCACCTATTATTTCCTCCCAGAAACCAAGAAATTAACCTTCCCCTGGGATAAAGGGATCAAGGCTGACCAAATATTGGCTTACTTTGATGAAAAGAATTACAGCGAGTGGCAGCACCCGGATGCGGGGACTGGCTTAGTCAAGGCCAGACATGCTGAATATGAAATTTTCATGGGCAGTACCCACCAATCTGCTGGCTTAGCCTGTGCAGATTGCCATATGCCCTATGTGAAACAGGGTAATGTAAAAATCAGCTCACATTATTGGCAAAGTCCTCTCAACAACATTGAGCAAAGCTGTACTGTCTGCCACCGGGAAGGTATCGACTGGCTGAAATCCCGCGTTAAAGATACCCAGGCCAAAACCAAAGAAATACAGGATATTGCCGGTGAAGCAGTGGTACAAGCCATTAACGAGCTAAAGGTGGCCAAGGAGACCCCGGGAGTGAACCAGGAGTTGCTCAAACAGGCTCAGGAAATGCACCGTAAGGGTCAGTGGTATTTGGATTATGTGATGGTGACCAACGGTTATGGCTTCCATAATCCTACCGAATCAATTAATAATCTTGGTAAAGCCATTGATTATGCCCATAAATCAATTAAGCTGGCCAGAGAAGCGGTGCAAAAGGCCAGTTAG
- a CDS encoding cytochrome c biogenesis protein ResB codes for MLQSLSSMKTGLVLLLLLGAVAALGSLVPQGEQAEFYQIHYGELLGNFLLLLSFDRLYSSWWFILLGVIFAANILICSLQRMKGIQDIKSAGSVLLHVSILVIFIGSLLSGLVGKSEYIEIGTADTADLSSIGFPGYQLTVTDFKIDYYETLEPKQYISSLVLTNAQGNRVVEEISVNHPMKAEGLTIYQNSYGWLAKGRVAGGEGDKSFELINGDELELDHGITLKTIFIPDFDPISGTLHSRTPLPNNPHLACALLRGEQLLDVQVIPEGETSQVGSVAVTFEDYRYYTGLEIKRDPGVKVVYGGFVLMLLGLACRYLAPQKGRKVSEVAQ; via the coding sequence ATGCTTCAGTCCCTTTCCTCCATGAAAACGGGTCTTGTTCTTTTATTGTTACTGGGAGCAGTAGCTGCCCTGGGCAGCTTAGTTCCCCAGGGTGAACAGGCCGAATTCTATCAGATCCATTATGGGGAGCTATTAGGTAACTTTTTACTATTATTATCCTTTGACCGACTGTATAGTTCATGGTGGTTTATCCTCCTGGGGGTTATATTTGCGGCCAATATCCTGATTTGTTCGCTGCAACGTATGAAAGGTATTCAGGATATAAAAAGTGCCGGGTCGGTTTTGTTGCATGTGAGTATTTTAGTGATATTTATCGGTTCTCTGCTCTCTGGCCTGGTAGGGAAAAGTGAATACATAGAAATTGGCACAGCAGATACAGCCGATCTTTCTTCCATTGGTTTTCCTGGTTATCAGCTAACAGTAACGGATTTCAAGATAGATTATTATGAAACCCTGGAACCCAAGCAGTATATCAGTTCACTGGTTTTAACCAATGCACAGGGGAATAGGGTGGTTGAAGAAATTAGTGTCAACCACCCCATGAAGGCAGAGGGGTTGACCATTTATCAAAATAGCTATGGTTGGTTGGCTAAGGGAAGGGTAGCCGGTGGGGAAGGAGACAAGTCCTTTGAACTAATTAATGGTGATGAATTAGAGCTGGATCATGGCATAACTCTAAAAACCATTTTTATTCCGGATTTCGACCCGATCAGTGGAACCCTACACTCAAGAACTCCCTTACCCAATAACCCACACCTGGCCTGCGCACTGCTCAGGGGTGAGCAGTTATTGGATGTTCAGGTAATCCCAGAGGGAGAAACCAGCCAGGTGGGTAGTGTAGCTGTCACCTTTGAGGATTACCGCTATTATACCGGCTTAGAAATAAAAAGGGACCCTGGGGTAAAGGTGGTCTACGGGGGATTCGTGCTAATGCTTTTGGGCCTTGCCTGCCGTTATCTGGCTCCACAAAAGGGGAGAAAAGTAAGTGAGGTGGCACAATAA
- a CDS encoding cupin domain-containing protein gives MAGQHFIKNIDFAKVVELAALVDYQEGRVVSRTLAQGKPVSLTLFAFDKGEEISAHSSPGDAMVYILDGESEITIGEEKFIVKKGEAIVMPNGIPHGLVAKERFKMLLIVIFSLG, from the coding sequence TTGGCAGGACAACATTTTATTAAGAACATTGATTTTGCCAAGGTGGTAGAGCTAGCTGCTCTGGTGGATTATCAGGAAGGTCGAGTGGTCAGCCGCACTTTAGCCCAGGGGAAGCCGGTTAGTCTCACACTGTTTGCCTTTGATAAGGGAGAAGAAATCAGTGCCCATTCTTCCCCAGGGGATGCCATGGTCTATATTTTAGATGGTGAGTCGGAAATTACCATCGGTGAGGAGAAGTTTATTGTCAAAAAGGGTGAAGCCATTGTTATGCCCAACGGAATCCCCCACGGTCTGGTGGCTAAGGAAAGATTTAAAATGCTCCTGATTGTTATTTTCAGTTTGGGTTAA
- a CDS encoding DedA family protein — translation MDFLEPFLQQVTVIIAALGYWGVGIGMAIESANIPLPSEVILPFGGYLVYTGRLDFWGTVLAGTVGGTIGSIGSYYLGSIGGRPFLQKYGRYVGISESKLALADRWFERYGEATVFFTRLMPIIRTFISLPAGIARMNFKKFVLYTFLGSLPWSILLVYVGYALGQNWQAIKPWFHRLDFLVVSILGLVILYYLWGKMKGRRY, via the coding sequence TTGGACTTTCTGGAACCTTTTTTACAGCAAGTAACAGTTATCATTGCTGCTCTGGGTTACTGGGGGGTGGGTATTGGCATGGCTATAGAAAGTGCCAACATACCCTTACCCAGTGAGGTGATATTGCCCTTTGGTGGCTATCTTGTTTATACGGGGCGTTTAGACTTTTGGGGTACAGTGCTGGCAGGTACAGTGGGGGGAACTATTGGCTCCATTGGTTCCTACTACCTGGGTAGTATAGGGGGCAGACCCTTCTTACAAAAATATGGCCGCTATGTTGGCATAAGTGAGAGTAAATTAGCCTTAGCCGATCGCTGGTTTGAACGATATGGCGAAGCAACAGTGTTTTTTACCAGGTTGATGCCCATTATACGTACTTTTATTTCTTTGCCAGCGGGGATTGCCCGGATGAATTTTAAAAAGTTTGTCCTCTACACCTTCCTGGGCTCCTTACCCTGGAGTATTTTGCTGGTTTACGTGGGTTACGCTCTGGGCCAAAACTGGCAGGCTATCAAACCCTGGTTTCATCGCTTGGATTTTTTAGTGGTCTCTATTTTAGGTCTGGTTATACTATACTATCTTTGGGGAAAAATGAAGGGTAGAAGATATTAA
- the ccsB gene encoding c-type cytochrome biogenesis protein CcsB, with product MEAQFNLTAYILLYLTVIASLISLWENNHLLRKLSLWFSVLAFASLTLALVQRCMASGRLPFATMYEFTFLFAWGILLFLLLLRIKFASELLTSLSALFAIAILSYGSTLPSDIRPLMPALQSVWLEFHVITAILAYGAFALSCCLAIIYLVKEKNGRFGESLPPLTKLDSYMHWSVAIGFPFMTLVLITGAVWAEEVWGRWWSWDPKETWALITWLIYAGYLHARKTYGWQGKRAAIMAIIGFAVVLFTLFGVSLLLPGAHSYV from the coding sequence TTGGAAGCACAATTTAATCTTACAGCCTATATTTTACTGTATCTGACAGTTATTGCCAGCCTAATTTCCCTCTGGGAAAATAACCACCTGCTAAGAAAACTAAGTCTCTGGTTTTCTGTCCTTGCCTTTGCCAGTCTCACCCTGGCCCTGGTCCAACGATGTATGGCCAGTGGTAGGTTACCCTTTGCCACCATGTATGAATTTACTTTTCTTTTTGCCTGGGGCATATTGTTATTCCTACTGTTATTAAGAATTAAATTTGCTTCTGAATTATTAACCAGCCTTAGTGCCTTATTTGCCATTGCTATCCTGTCCTATGGCAGCACTTTGCCCTCGGATATCCGTCCTTTGATGCCTGCTTTGCAAAGTGTCTGGTTGGAATTCCATGTAATTACAGCTATCCTGGCCTATGGGGCCTTTGCTTTATCCTGTTGTCTGGCCATTATCTACCTGGTTAAAGAGAAAAATGGTCGTTTTGGTGAGTCCTTACCTCCTTTAACTAAGTTAGATAGTTATATGCACTGGAGTGTGGCCATTGGCTTCCCCTTTATGACCCTGGTTTTAATTACCGGGGCAGTCTGGGCAGAGGAGGTTTGGGGCAGGTGGTGGAGTTGGGACCCTAAGGAAACCTGGGCTCTCATTACCTGGCTCATTTACGCAGGTTATTTGCATGCCAGAAAAACCTATGGCTGGCAAGGGAAAAGGGCAGCTATCATGGCCATCATTGGCTTTGCTGTGGTTTTGTTTACCTTGTTCGGAGTGTCCCTACTGTTGCCGGGTGCCCATAGTTATGTCTAG
- a CDS encoding S41 family peptidase, giving the protein MLKKLIVLISLIALLWSPTAFAAEDKALTNATTLGEIFGYISNYHLHKPDIDQLTNSAIKGMLDQLGDPYTVYFSPGELDKFSGELNGDFEGIGAELEIREHLPYVVRVFNGSPAEQAGLRSGDVILSIDNNSTQGKTLTQVVEQLRGKKGTKVRIMVKRVGQPDFPLEITRNTIDLPTVTDNILEGQVGYIAVDSFGLETGEEFGNALIKLKEEGIKYLIIDLRYNGGGYVDAALEIAGYLLGKDKIVLLTEDREKYSDSYATELDALIAPLPMVVLVNDQSASAAEILAGALQDYGRATLVGTNTYGKGTVQDILPLGNGGALKMTTAYYLTPKGRRIDGQGLQPDRYIATPELQILAAKQILLQEKPVITFTAEKTISTAGETLSLPVGYHKENDQFFVPLRLTLEALGYEVKWDEQTGNIEVKDKNNTWQLTNHSLVNGSSKLMTQPLRRINGYTYISTEDLQLLGIEVVI; this is encoded by the coding sequence TTGCTGAAAAAACTAATTGTACTTATATCCCTTATTGCTTTACTCTGGTCGCCGACAGCCTTTGCTGCAGAGGATAAGGCTTTGACCAATGCTACCACCCTGGGTGAAATCTTTGGTTACATTAGCAATTATCATTTGCATAAGCCTGATATTGACCAGTTAACTAACTCTGCTATCAAAGGTATGCTGGATCAATTGGGGGACCCCTATACGGTTTACTTTTCACCGGGAGAACTGGATAAATTTAGTGGAGAATTAAACGGAGATTTTGAGGGAATTGGCGCGGAATTAGAGATTAGGGAACATTTGCCCTATGTAGTGAGGGTATTTAATGGTTCGCCAGCTGAACAGGCCGGTCTACGCAGTGGCGATGTCATTTTGTCGATTGATAACAATAGTACCCAGGGAAAAACATTAACACAGGTTGTAGAGCAATTGAGGGGAAAAAAGGGTACTAAGGTTAGAATTATGGTAAAAAGAGTGGGGCAGCCGGACTTTCCCCTGGAAATTACCAGAAATACCATAGATCTTCCTACAGTGACTGATAATATCCTGGAGGGACAGGTTGGGTATATTGCCGTAGACAGTTTTGGTCTGGAAACCGGCGAGGAATTTGGTAATGCACTGATTAAATTGAAAGAAGAAGGCATTAAATATTTAATAATTGATCTCAGGTATAACGGTGGAGGTTATGTGGACGCTGCCTTGGAGATAGCCGGTTACCTCTTGGGCAAGGATAAAATAGTATTGTTAACCGAGGATCGGGAGAAATACAGTGATTCCTATGCCACCGAATTGGATGCTTTGATTGCTCCTCTGCCCATGGTGGTACTGGTAAATGATCAGAGTGCCAGTGCTGCGGAAATTTTGGCTGGTGCTTTGCAGGATTATGGTCGGGCCACCCTGGTGGGTACCAACACCTATGGCAAGGGGACAGTGCAAGATATTTTGCCCCTGGGTAATGGCGGAGCTTTAAAGATGACCACCGCCTATTATCTAACCCCCAAGGGAAGACGCATTGATGGCCAGGGTTTACAGCCGGATCGTTATATAGCTACACCAGAACTACAAATATTGGCTGCCAAGCAAATACTTTTGCAGGAAAAACCAGTAATCACCTTTACTGCCGAAAAGACCATCTCAACAGCCGGTGAAACCCTTAGCTTACCTGTGGGTTACCATAAAGAAAATGACCAATTCTTTGTACCATTGCGCCTTACCCTGGAAGCTTTGGGTTACGAAGTAAAATGGGATGAGCAAACGGGTAACATTGAGGTCAAAGATAAAAACAACACTTGGCAGTTAACAAACCATAGTCTAGTCAATGGAAGCAGCAAGCTAATGACGCAACCTCTCCGCCGGATTAATGGCTATACCTATATTTCTACCGAAGATTTGCAACTGCTTGGTATAGAAGTGGTGATTTAA
- a CDS encoding DUF1858 domain-containing protein, with product MSQSVDFRKTIYELVKENPAVAQVMQELGFKDITNPAMLNTAGRVMTIPKGASLKKIDLDTIKQVFQAKGFEVIE from the coding sequence ATGAGCCAAAGTGTGGACTTTCGTAAAACCATCTACGAACTGGTCAAAGAAAACCCGGCTGTGGCACAGGTCATGCAAGAATTAGGTTTTAAGGACATCACTAACCCTGCAATGTTAAATACTGCCGGGAGGGTAATGACCATTCCCAAGGGTGCCAGTTTGAAAAAAATCGATCTTGACACCATTAAACAGGTCTTTCAAGCTAAAGGCTTTGAGGTGATAGAATAA
- a CDS encoding YmaF family protein, whose amino-acid sequence MSKCEKHCHDDKKKDAKIPLPAVQTHVHEFLGSTQFAGPGELRHNHRFAGVTSEAIPQGDSHVHAILVNTDFFFNHLHELGVETSPAIPVGEDGKHVHYVKGITTLNFGHVHDFVFATLIEDPLLVAAT is encoded by the coding sequence ATGAGTAAATGTGAAAAACACTGTCACGATGACAAGAAAAAGGATGCCAAAATACCTCTGCCGGCTGTACAGACCCACGTTCATGAATTTTTAGGCAGTACTCAATTTGCAGGTCCGGGAGAACTAAGACATAATCATCGTTTTGCCGGAGTAACCAGTGAGGCTATCCCACAGGGTGACAGCCACGTGCATGCCATTCTCGTAAATACAGACTTCTTTTTTAACCACTTACATGAACTCGGCGTGGAAACCAGCCCAGCCATCCCTGTGGGTGAAGATGGCAAACATGTGCATTATGTCAAGGGCATTACAACCTTAAACTTCGGTCATGTTCACGATTTTGTTTTCGCAACTCTCATAGAAGATCCCTTGCTGGTAGCAGCAACCTAA
- a CDS encoding IS1380 family transposase, producing MKSVQEYSMNFNSRIKVNFNGGDLTSDAGLLLYKEFDYKLGLSETVEKMLVVDDPVMHRDHPNSDVVIQKLYQHLAGYHADDHADDLSEEPLLTAILGKKRLASQPTISRFNEKANIATAKSLEHINEILQKRVYMLKPQDQFVMDLDSSGFTAYGNQYGANFNSHYQERGFHPLFCFDGLTGDCLKAELRAGNVYTSRQVVRFVGPLLKRYETWVSNPLIVLRADSGFAVPELFKLVENKGHKYVIRLKANARLQSVAHSMADQVLNPERLHERQVHYREFLYQASSWDRARRVVVKMERPAGQLFFEFTFIVTNMELQPRNIVRFYCQRGHMENFIKEAKNGFACHKMSSTNFESNAVKLQLSMLAYNFNNWFRRLCLPEPMKPNRMETLRLKLIKIAGKLVRSARYWTWKLCSSYIYQNSFIQTLQNISSLPCFS from the coding sequence ATGAAAAGTGTACAGGAATATAGCATGAACTTCAACTCCCGAATAAAAGTTAATTTTAATGGTGGCGACCTAACTTCAGATGCAGGGTTGTTATTGTATAAGGAATTTGATTATAAACTCGGCCTTTCAGAAACTGTTGAAAAAATGCTGGTAGTTGATGACCCTGTTATGCACCGAGATCATCCTAATAGTGATGTGGTTATCCAAAAGCTTTATCAACATCTTGCTGGTTATCACGCTGATGATCATGCGGATGACTTAAGCGAAGAACCCCTACTCACCGCTATACTGGGAAAAAAGCGCTTGGCCTCGCAGCCAACAATCTCCCGGTTCAATGAAAAAGCAAATATTGCAACTGCAAAATCATTGGAACATATTAATGAGATCTTACAAAAGCGAGTATATATGCTTAAACCCCAAGACCAGTTTGTTATGGATCTTGATTCTTCCGGCTTTACTGCTTACGGTAATCAATATGGAGCAAACTTCAATTCTCATTATCAAGAGCGGGGGTTTCACCCTCTATTTTGTTTTGACGGACTGACAGGTGATTGCCTTAAAGCCGAGCTTCGTGCTGGCAACGTATATACTTCTCGTCAGGTGGTGCGATTTGTCGGTCCACTCCTTAAAAGGTATGAGACTTGGGTTAGCAATCCTTTAATTGTTTTGCGCGCAGATAGTGGTTTTGCCGTTCCGGAACTCTTTAAACTAGTAGAAAACAAGGGTCATAAATATGTAATTCGCTTAAAAGCCAATGCTCGTCTTCAATCTGTTGCACATTCCATGGCGGACCAAGTATTAAACCCTGAAAGACTACATGAAAGGCAAGTCCACTACCGGGAATTTCTGTATCAAGCCAGTAGTTGGGATCGTGCCCGCCGCGTTGTTGTCAAAATGGAACGGCCTGCTGGACAATTGTTCTTTGAATTCACGTTTATCGTGACAAACATGGAACTACAACCGCGTAATATCGTTCGTTTTTACTGTCAACGTGGGCATATGGAAAACTTTATTAAGGAAGCCAAAAATGGATTCGCTTGTCACAAAATGAGCAGCACTAACTTTGAATCCAATGCAGTAAAACTGCAGTTATCCATGTTGGCATACAACTTTAACAACTGGTTTCGCAGGTTGTGCTTGCCTGAACCAATGAAACCAAACCGAATGGAGACACTGCGGTTGAAATTAATCAAAATTGCAGGGAAACTGGTACGTTCCGCTCGCTACTGGACCTGGAAGTTATGCAGCTCTTATATATACCAAAATTCATTTATACAAACCTTGCAAAATATAAGCAGCTTGCCTTGTTTTTCGTAA
- a CDS encoding TVP38/TMEM64 family protein — MALILFFMLDLHHHPIWQATHLSGPEQLADFLRSFGAMTVLICLLLMVLQTLFTPLPLFLLAAANGFIFGLWYGILITMSGSLLGASLAFYLARGLGRGLISRCLKQTYMARVDQMSHHEGPWVVFMARLIPVIPSSIISYLAGLSKMNYKGFFVATAVGKLPEIIIYTALGHSFSQAEGMAMKVTILIIIVTILAWPLLSRRIKNRVSTNRPPGC; from the coding sequence ATGGCATTGATCCTGTTTTTTATGCTGGATCTACATCATCACCCCATTTGGCAGGCCACTCACTTATCAGGGCCGGAGCAGTTGGCGGATTTTTTGCGTTCCTTTGGTGCCATGACTGTGTTGATTTGCCTGCTCTTAATGGTTTTGCAAACACTCTTTACCCCGCTACCTTTATTTTTGCTAGCCGCTGCTAACGGATTTATATTTGGTTTGTGGTATGGAATTCTCATCACCATGTCTGGCTCATTACTGGGCGCATCCCTGGCCTTTTACCTGGCCAGAGGTTTGGGACGGGGACTCATTAGCCGCTGTTTAAAGCAGACTTACATGGCCAGGGTGGATCAAATGAGTCACCACGAAGGTCCCTGGGTGGTCTTTATGGCCAGACTCATTCCGGTAATTCCCTCCAGTATCATTAGTTATCTAGCGGGCTTGAGCAAGATGAATTATAAGGGCTTCTTTGTTGCCACAGCGGTGGGAAAACTGCCGGAAATTATCATTTACACTGCCCTGGGCCATAGCTTTAGCCAAGCCGAAGGAATGGCCATGAAAGTTACCATACTTATTATTATAGTAACCATACTGGCTTGGCCTCTCTTATCACGTAGAATCAAAAACAGAGTATCTACTAATAGACCGCCTGGCTGTTAG